The Sulfurospirillum halorespirans DSM 13726 genome has a window encoding:
- a CDS encoding tRNA-uridine aminocarboxypropyltransferase yields MQTRYGDRQKCYSCYRPKSSCMCGHIRSIETKTKFIVLMHPKEFKKTKNGTGHLTHLSLPNSELFMGINFSDNARINEIIATHESFILYPSSHAINLSHENPLSEKALHVNKPMAIFLIDSTWACSLKMMRESKNLHALAHISFEPTKRSEFKIKEQPLEYCLSTMESTLTVLELLSHWQIETIKHAQLEAFLTPFHAMIDYQLACIQNPLHQAVRFKPKKISSNVYM; encoded by the coding sequence ATGCAAACACGGTATGGCGATCGACAAAAGTGCTACAGCTGTTACAGACCCAAAAGCTCGTGCATGTGCGGACACATTCGATCCATTGAGACAAAGACGAAGTTTATCGTTTTGATGCACCCCAAAGAGTTCAAAAAGACCAAAAATGGCACGGGACATCTCACACACCTCTCGCTTCCAAATTCTGAGCTTTTTATGGGAATTAATTTTAGTGACAATGCGCGCATCAATGAAATCATCGCAACCCATGAGAGTTTCATTCTCTATCCATCTTCTCATGCGATCAACCTGAGTCATGAAAATCCGCTGAGCGAAAAAGCTTTACATGTAAACAAGCCTATGGCGATTTTTCTCATCGATTCGACATGGGCATGTTCGCTGAAAATGATGCGTGAGAGTAAGAATTTGCACGCACTGGCGCACATCAGTTTTGAGCCCACGAAGCGTTCAGAGTTTAAGATCAAAGAGCAACCGCTGGAGTACTGTTTATCGACCATGGAGTCCACACTCACGGTTTTAGAGCTTCTAAGTCACTGGCAAATCGAGACGATAAAACACGCACAGTTAGAAGCGTTTCTCACCCCGTTTCACGCGATGATCGACTATCAACTCGCGTGCATCCAAAACCCATTGCATCAAGCGGTGAGATTCAAGCCCAAAAAAATTTCGTCAAACGTTTACATGTAA
- a CDS encoding LysE family translocator: MASAVDFSIMAIFLPTFFFVSVTPGMCMTLAMSLGMSIGLKRTFYMMAGELVGVAIVALSSVIGVAAIMINHPDIFTIFKYAGGLYLGYLGVQLWLNRGKMALSNTECSATISATSLALQGFITAIANPKGWAFFIALLPPFINQTKPLIPQISVLLAIILTLEFICMIIYASGGNTLRIFLQKGDNVRLMNRIAGTLMLGVGIWLAFG; this comes from the coding sequence GTGGCTTCTGCAGTTGATTTTTCGATTATGGCGATTTTTCTTCCCACCTTCTTTTTTGTCTCGGTGACTCCTGGCATGTGTATGACGCTTGCGATGAGTTTGGGCATGAGTATTGGGCTTAAGCGCACCTTTTACATGATGGCAGGCGAGTTAGTTGGCGTGGCAATTGTTGCACTTTCCTCGGTCATTGGTGTCGCGGCGATTATGATCAATCATCCTGATATTTTTACGATTTTTAAATACGCAGGTGGGCTTTATTTGGGCTATTTGGGTGTGCAACTCTGGCTGAACCGTGGCAAGATGGCACTTTCCAATACCGAGTGTTCGGCGACTATCTCCGCGACTTCTTTGGCACTTCAAGGCTTCATTACGGCGATTGCTAACCCAAAAGGGTGGGCATTTTTCATAGCACTTTTACCGCCGTTTATCAACCAAACAAAACCGCTTATTCCTCAAATATCCGTACTTTTAGCCATTATTTTAACGCTTGAATTTATCTGTATGATCATCTACGCGAGTGGTGGCAATACCTTGCGGATCTTTTTGCAAAAAGGCGACAATGTGAGGTTGATGAACCGCATTGCAGGCACATTAATGCTTGGTGTTGGTATCTGGCTCGCGTTTGGATAA
- a CDS encoding nitroreductase, with protein sequence MTVSEALKTRKSARAFLPKEVSPTLIQAILNDAKQAPSGVNMQPWHVCVVTGEKKCTLETKVIEAFEQGFKEVMDYAYYPSTWEEPYKSRRKETGLLMYSTLGIAKEDKPRQIEQWKLNYRAFDAPVVLYFFIDANLEKGSYLDYGMFLQSVMLSATEKGLATCPQAALAEFPSIVKDELGTPENMLLLCGMALGYEDKEALINSYRTPRISLDAFVTFHR encoded by the coding sequence ATGACCGTATCAGAAGCACTCAAAACACGAAAATCCGCACGCGCTTTTTTACCCAAGGAAGTTTCACCAACACTCATCCAAGCGATTTTAAACGATGCCAAACAAGCACCCTCAGGTGTCAATATGCAACCGTGGCACGTGTGTGTCGTGACTGGTGAGAAAAAATGCACGCTGGAAACCAAAGTCATCGAAGCCTTTGAGCAAGGTTTTAAAGAGGTCATGGACTATGCGTATTACCCATCCACGTGGGAAGAGCCCTATAAAAGTCGCCGAAAAGAGACAGGGCTTTTGATGTACAGCACACTGGGCATCGCCAAAGAGGACAAACCAAGGCAAATCGAACAATGGAAACTCAACTACCGCGCCTTTGATGCACCCGTAGTACTCTACTTTTTTATCGACGCGAATTTAGAAAAAGGCTCCTACCTCGACTATGGTATGTTTTTGCAGTCCGTTATGCTGAGTGCCACAGAAAAAGGGTTAGCGACCTGCCCACAAGCCGCTTTGGCTGAATTTCCAAGTATCGTTAAAGATGAGCTTGGAACACCAGAGAACATGCTTCTGCTGTGCGGTATGGCGCTCGGATATGAAGATAAAGAAGCACTCATCAACAGCTACCGAACACCTCGCATTAGCCTTGATGCGTTTGTAACATTCCACCGTTGA
- a CDS encoding YccF domain-containing protein, with the protein MRLLGNVLWFLLGGVFMGLSWWFFGVIALLTIVGIPWAKACFVIGQFTFFPFGKESISRKSLHQKEDIGTGTLGLIGNVFWFVFAGIWLAIGHIMSAIACFVTIIGIPFAIQHLKLALISLAPIGQTIVDKEVAAVIRQKEAEDFVEQSR; encoded by the coding sequence ATGCGTCTACTTGGCAATGTTCTGTGGTTTCTTTTAGGTGGCGTTTTTATGGGGCTTTCGTGGTGGTTTTTTGGCGTCATTGCCTTGCTTACGATTGTTGGGATTCCTTGGGCAAAAGCCTGCTTTGTCATCGGTCAATTTACGTTCTTCCCCTTTGGCAAAGAGTCCATTAGCCGCAAATCACTGCATCAAAAAGAGGACATCGGCACGGGAACATTGGGGCTTATCGGTAACGTTTTTTGGTTTGTCTTTGCTGGTATTTGGCTTGCCATTGGGCACATTATGTCTGCCATTGCGTGCTTTGTAACGATCATCGGCATTCCGTTTGCGATCCAACACCTTAAACTGGCGCTCATTTCACTCGCACCCATCGGACAAACCATCGTTGATAAAGAGGTCGCCGCGGTGATTCGTCAAAAAGAGGCGGAAGATTTTGTGGAACAATCACGCTAA
- a CDS encoding GNAT family N-acetyltransferase, whose translation MPITIHPFDTQFTTEIVNLHHACVHAIDPAIYSLEQQEAWAHTPPNYSYWEKRLSLKKPFVAMVETTIVGFIELEENGHIDCAYTHPTYQKCGVMSTLYAYTENVAQQKGIKRLFLEASIVAKPFFEKRGFVALTRNDIKRNGQMIVNFSMEKILS comes from the coding sequence ATGCCCATAACGATCCACCCCTTTGACACTCAATTTACCACCGAAATTGTTAACCTCCATCACGCCTGCGTGCATGCGATTGACCCTGCTATCTATTCGCTTGAACAGCAAGAAGCATGGGCGCATACGCCCCCTAATTATTCGTATTGGGAGAAAAGGCTTTCTCTTAAAAAACCTTTTGTGGCGATGGTGGAAACAACCATTGTCGGGTTCATAGAGCTCGAAGAGAACGGGCATATCGACTGCGCGTACACGCATCCAACGTATCAAAAGTGTGGCGTGATGAGCACACTTTATGCGTACACAGAAAATGTAGCACAGCAAAAAGGCATAAAACGCTTATTCCTCGAAGCCTCCATCGTGGCAAAACCTTTTTTTGAAAAGCGAGGTTTTGTCGCACTCACGCGCAATGATATCAAGAGAAATGGGCAAATGATCGTCAATTTTTCGATGGAAAAAATACTCAGCTGA
- a CDS encoding NADPH-dependent FMN reductase: protein MYVLLVASLNENMKLARRIEKSLETLGVKSKIINLVDLNITLYDSTKEENDGIPSKITELSSTMKTASGYIVVSPEYNYSIPPTLTNVIAWLSRNGEDFRELFTLKYVQLATHSGVGGNDVCNAMRLQFSKLGAVVAPREIVTTPKKEVEEASLQRILSQFVGISQK, encoded by the coding sequence ATGTATGTACTATTGGTCGCAAGTTTAAATGAAAATATGAAGTTGGCACGAAGAATAGAAAAAAGCCTAGAAACACTGGGCGTCAAAAGCAAAATCATCAATTTAGTCGATTTGAACATCACCTTGTACGACTCAACAAAAGAGGAAAATGACGGCATTCCAAGCAAAATCACGGAGCTCTCAAGCACCATGAAAACCGCTTCAGGCTACATCGTCGTATCGCCCGAATACAACTACTCCATTCCGCCAACACTCACCAACGTCATCGCATGGCTCTCCAGAAACGGTGAGGATTTCAGAGAACTCTTCACCCTAAAATACGTCCAACTCGCAACGCACTCAGGCGTGGGAGGAAATGACGTCTGCAACGCGATGCGTTTACAGTTTTCAAAACTCGGAGCCGTTGTCGCGCCCAGAGAGATTGTAACGACGCCCAAAAAAGAGGTTGAAGAAGCTAGTTTGCAGAGGATTTTGAGCCAGTTTGTGGGGATTTCGCAGAAGTAA
- a CDS encoding efflux RND transporter permease subunit encodes MIESIIESSVKNKALLLLTLLIAAFLSFWAIKQTPLDALPDLTPPQVIVNVKYLGQSPKIIENQIIYELTNALLSVAKTKTVRAFTSYENAIVYIIFEDGTDLYWARDRVNEVIQNVSKNAPKNATIKLGPDATGIGWAFEYALTSQNRSLDDLRSIQDYLYRYALLGVEGVSEVASVGGFVKDYEVTLRPDALYKYNLSIDDLMNALSKNNSDLGGRVVLENGFEQIIQARGFARSLEEIAGITIKTVNGIPLKLSDIADTRVVPNYRSGLAELNGEGEVVGGVVVVRHKENAYKVIQAVKEKLASLHVNDVEVVTTYDRSDLITKAINNLKRALFEESIVVLAVVMLFLLHFRSALVVIIVLPLTIAMTFLAMKLFGLESNIMSLGGIAIAIGAMVDACIVMIENVHKKLSHGEMKSEEERKAIIIASSKQVGRPIFFALLLIVVSFLPIFALSGQEGALFKPLAYTKTFAMLIGAVLSITLVPLLMLFFVKGKILEEDRNPLNRFFIWLYAPLLRLHMRFWYIAMVAFIGFLVLGYYTFTKQRWEFMPPLNEQTFMYMPVTPFGISIEMAKEYAQKSNEVIKSFPEVQSSFAKAGRAESATDPAPLSMTETIIQLKPKEQWREGMTYEKLRDEMNEQLQLLGLTNSWTYPIRGRIDMLLTGIRTPLGIKLYGDNDQALEYSANKIASVLANYEGTKSVFADKANSGYYLNMTLKPENIASYGLTKEEILNFVDNAIGGSKVTTFYQGIERYPITLRLEEESRKDLISISELTIKTPYGFQRLGHFVELGYDVGASELKSEMGKKVNYIYITLKEGFSSKTYKEEANKILKESVELPTGFYIGWAGESEYLESAMERLQFILPLTLLVTFVLIYLGLGSFKNALLVFLTLPLAAVGGFLYVDYLNFNLSIAVIVGFLALIGIAVETAIVMIIYLEEAILHVKERTAKNIQEAIFEGAVLRVRPKLMTVFAILGGLLPIMWLNGVGSEVMQRIAAPMIGGVVSSAILTLLVIPVLYYRMQKIEE; translated from the coding sequence ATGATCGAGAGTATCATTGAAAGTAGCGTTAAAAACAAAGCGCTACTTCTGCTAACCTTGCTCATCGCTGCTTTTCTCTCTTTTTGGGCGATTAAGCAGACACCATTAGACGCATTGCCAGACCTCACACCGCCGCAGGTTATCGTCAATGTCAAATACTTGGGTCAATCGCCTAAGATTATTGAAAACCAAATCATTTATGAGCTAACCAATGCACTTTTATCGGTTGCCAAAACCAAAACCGTGCGTGCATTTACCTCGTATGAAAATGCCATCGTTTACATCATCTTTGAAGATGGCACTGACCTTTACTGGGCGCGAGATAGGGTCAATGAAGTCATCCAAAATGTCTCTAAAAATGCACCGAAAAATGCGACCATCAAGCTAGGACCTGATGCGACGGGCATTGGTTGGGCTTTTGAGTACGCACTCACATCTCAAAATCGAAGTCTTGATGATCTTCGAAGCATTCAAGACTACCTCTACCGCTATGCACTTTTGGGTGTTGAGGGGGTCAGTGAAGTAGCGAGTGTGGGCGGTTTTGTAAAAGACTATGAAGTCACATTACGCCCGGACGCACTCTACAAGTATAACCTAAGCATCGATGATCTTATGAACGCACTTTCCAAAAACAACAGCGATTTGGGTGGGCGAGTGGTGCTTGAAAATGGCTTTGAGCAGATCATCCAAGCCAGAGGTTTTGCGCGTTCATTGGAAGAGATAGCAGGCATTACCATCAAAACAGTCAATGGCATTCCTTTGAAACTCTCAGACATTGCGGATACGCGTGTTGTTCCAAACTACCGCAGTGGTTTGGCAGAACTCAACGGTGAGGGTGAGGTTGTGGGTGGTGTGGTGGTTGTGCGCCACAAAGAGAACGCTTACAAGGTCATCCAAGCGGTTAAAGAGAAGCTAGCAAGTTTACATGTAAACGATGTAGAAGTGGTGACAACGTACGATAGAAGCGATCTTATCACCAAAGCGATCAACAACCTCAAACGTGCCCTTTTTGAAGAGAGCATCGTAGTGTTGGCAGTCGTTATGCTTTTCTTGCTTCACTTTAGAAGCGCGCTTGTTGTCATCATTGTTCTGCCTCTCACCATTGCTATGACCTTTTTAGCGATGAAACTTTTTGGCTTGGAGTCGAACATTATGAGTTTAGGCGGCATTGCCATTGCTATTGGTGCGATGGTCGATGCGTGTATCGTGATGATCGAAAATGTGCATAAGAAGCTTTCACACGGTGAGATGAAAAGCGAAGAGGAGCGCAAAGCCATCATCATTGCTTCGTCCAAACAAGTCGGTCGCCCGATCTTTTTTGCTCTTTTGCTCATTGTGGTTAGTTTCTTGCCTATCTTTGCGCTTAGCGGTCAAGAAGGTGCGCTCTTTAAACCCTTAGCCTACACCAAAACGTTTGCAATGCTTATTGGCGCGGTGCTCTCTATCACCCTTGTTCCGCTTTTGATGCTCTTTTTTGTCAAAGGCAAAATTCTTGAGGAAGACAGAAATCCGCTCAACCGCTTTTTCATCTGGCTTTATGCACCACTTTTGAGACTGCATATGCGTTTTTGGTACATCGCTATGGTTGCGTTCATCGGCTTTTTGGTGCTGGGCTATTATACGTTTACGAAACAGCGCTGGGAGTTTATGCCACCTCTAAATGAGCAGACGTTTATGTATATGCCCGTCACACCGTTTGGTATCAGCATCGAGATGGCAAAAGAGTACGCACAAAAGAGCAATGAGGTCATCAAAAGCTTTCCAGAGGTGCAGAGTTCCTTTGCTAAAGCAGGGCGCGCGGAAAGTGCGACTGATCCTGCTCCACTTTCGATGACGGAGACGATCATACAGCTCAAACCCAAAGAGCAGTGGAGAGAGGGTATGACGTATGAAAAACTTCGCGATGAGATGAACGAACAGCTTCAACTTTTGGGACTGACAAATTCGTGGACATACCCAATTCGTGGGCGCATCGATATGCTACTTACAGGTATACGCACACCGCTTGGCATCAAACTGTACGGCGACAATGACCAAGCCTTAGAATATAGTGCCAATAAAATCGCCAGTGTGCTTGCAAACTATGAGGGAACCAAAAGCGTTTTTGCGGACAAGGCGAACAGCGGCTACTATCTCAATATGACGCTTAAGCCTGAAAATATTGCCTCTTATGGGCTAACCAAAGAGGAAATCCTCAACTTTGTCGACAACGCTATTGGTGGCTCAAAAGTAACGACGTTTTACCAAGGCATTGAGCGTTACCCGATTACACTCAGGTTGGAAGAAGAGAGTCGCAAAGACCTGATTTCCATTAGCGAGCTGACCATCAAAACACCGTACGGGTTCCAACGTTTAGGGCACTTTGTGGAACTTGGTTACGACGTGGGTGCGAGTGAGTTAAAGTCTGAAATGGGCAAGAAGGTTAATTACATCTACATCACCCTAAAAGAGGGCTTTTCGTCTAAGACTTATAAAGAGGAAGCCAACAAAATTCTGAAAGAGAGCGTGGAGTTACCAACGGGCTTTTACATCGGTTGGGCAGGGGAGAGCGAGTACCTAGAAAGTGCAATGGAGCGCTTGCAGTTCATTCTTCCGCTCACACTTTTGGTGACGTTTGTGCTTATCTACCTCGGACTTGGCTCGTTTAAAAATGCGCTTTTGGTCTTTTTAACTTTGCCTCTCGCAGCCGTAGGTGGGTTTTTATATGTGGATTATCTAAATTTTAACCTCTCCATTGCCGTTATTGTGGGCTTTTTAGCCCTTATTGGCATCGCGGTGGAGACGGCGATTGTGATGATCATCTACCTTGAAGAAGCCATTTTACATGTAAAAGAAAGAACGGCAAAAAACATTCAAGAAGCCATCTTTGAAGGCGCCGTTTTAAGAGTCCGCCCCAAACTGATGACTGTTTTTGCCATACTTGGAGGACTTTTGCCGATCATGTGGTTAAACGGTGTCGGAAGTGAAGTCATGCAACGCATCGCCGCCCCGATGATCGGTGGTGTTGTGAGTTCGGCGATTTTGACGCTTTTGGTGATTCCAGTGTTGTACTATAGGATGCAGAAAATTGAGGAGTGA
- a CDS encoding efflux RND transporter periplasmic adaptor subunit yields the protein MKYTHLILGALLLLGSTLDAKQIFNVKTIEVKKVLEGSAKEFYGYTKANEESVKEVSLRYDAFIEQLYVNKNFNHVKKGEPLAKLYSQEIYTAELELINALRIKSDSMVQSITQKLKLLGVDEKTIAKIIADKNVPENITIVSPYSGIVTAKLVNQGAFVPKGTKLYEISDYTNLWLIVKVYEKDLDFVKKAQSADIFFDMSSKPYKAKIDFIYPKVDPQTKSVDVRLVIENKDLEIYENAFAKARFGTAKREYLALPKSAVMTKGAKTSVFVKGEFEGEYEPREIEAKRLNNDTFEIIKGLKEGDVVVANALFMFDSDAQNNGGAMQ from the coding sequence ATGAAATACACCCATCTCATTTTAGGAGCTCTTTTACTGTTAGGCTCCACGCTTGATGCCAAGCAGATTTTCAATGTCAAAACCATCGAAGTGAAAAAGGTGTTGGAAGGTTCCGCCAAAGAGTTTTACGGCTACACCAAAGCCAATGAAGAGAGTGTGAAAGAGGTAAGCTTGCGTTATGACGCTTTTATCGAGCAACTGTATGTGAACAAAAACTTTAACCATGTAAAAAAAGGTGAGCCTTTGGCGAAGCTCTATTCGCAAGAGATTTACACTGCAGAGCTAGAACTCATCAACGCGTTACGCATTAAAAGTGACAGCATGGTGCAGAGCATCACCCAAAAACTCAAGCTTTTAGGGGTTGATGAGAAGACCATCGCGAAGATTATTGCGGATAAAAATGTGCCTGAAAACATCACCATCGTTTCGCCGTACAGTGGCATCGTAACGGCAAAATTGGTCAATCAAGGGGCGTTCGTTCCCAAAGGCACCAAACTCTACGAGATCAGCGACTACACGAACTTATGGCTTATCGTTAAAGTCTATGAAAAAGACCTTGATTTTGTTAAAAAAGCGCAAAGTGCCGACATCTTTTTTGATATGAGTTCCAAGCCTTACAAAGCAAAAATTGATTTTATCTACCCTAAAGTTGATCCGCAAACCAAAAGTGTGGATGTACGTTTGGTGATCGAAAACAAAGACCTCGAAATCTACGAAAACGCGTTTGCTAAGGCGCGTTTTGGAACAGCCAAGCGAGAATATCTAGCACTTCCAAAAAGTGCGGTGATGACCAAAGGAGCCAAGACGAGCGTGTTTGTCAAAGGCGAATTTGAGGGCGAATACGAACCACGCGAGATCGAAGCGAAACGTCTGAACAATGACACTTTTGAAATCATCAAAGGGCTCAAAGAGGGTGATGTCGTTGTGGCAAATGCGCTTTTTATGTTTGATAGTGATGCGCAAAATAATGGAGGGGCAATGCAATGA
- a CDS encoding TolC family protein, with protein MKRIFLTLVALAGYALAQSELTSLAYEHNYELKALEAEVQALEKEVDISKIWENPMLSLGVNDIFLNEPLTRNQEAQNEAISLSQKIPTGGKLDIKESIALQDLAIKKLEFKTKKLEMQREIGVLEQSYIRINQDLALVIKYEKVLEDLKNAHLSYNTTSAHYVDTLNNTILQKNLSIEKKTLLRDKASIERKLESIIVAHVPEMSAKEGLLPYKLSDEEKLLEKSPKLQVQNMQSSKELLNLRYEKANKTPDVTVSLGYNRRQGRDDYAFIGISVPLPIYGKENASIQKATLIHASSEQSVQSVHKSLLFELRDELLNKELQYDKISLAKEVLYENEKMYQVLQSTALSQNDTLLSLLNVLTQIIEAQKQINANTFAYNESIIKIYTLLGVEL; from the coding sequence ATGAAACGCATTTTTTTAACACTCGTAGCCCTAGCGGGCTACGCTTTGGCGCAAAGCGAATTAACCTCTTTAGCGTATGAGCATAATTATGAATTAAAAGCACTTGAAGCTGAGGTACAAGCACTTGAAAAAGAGGTTGATATAAGCAAGATTTGGGAAAACCCTATGCTCTCTCTTGGGGTCAACGACATCTTTTTAAATGAGCCTCTCACTCGAAACCAAGAAGCGCAAAATGAGGCGATTTCCCTTTCACAAAAGATCCCAACGGGTGGAAAACTGGACATCAAAGAGTCGATTGCATTGCAAGATTTGGCGATTAAAAAGCTGGAATTCAAAACCAAGAAACTCGAAATGCAGCGTGAAATTGGCGTGTTGGAGCAAAGTTACATCCGTATCAACCAAGACCTTGCTTTAGTGATAAAGTATGAGAAAGTTTTGGAAGACCTGAAAAATGCCCACCTCTCTTATAACACCACGAGCGCGCACTATGTCGATACATTAAACAATACAATTTTGCAAAAAAATCTCTCCATCGAGAAAAAAACACTGCTTCGCGACAAAGCTTCCATCGAGCGAAAATTGGAGAGCATTATCGTAGCCCATGTGCCTGAGATGAGCGCAAAAGAGGGTTTGTTACCTTACAAACTCAGTGATGAAGAGAAGCTTTTGGAAAAATCACCCAAGCTTCAAGTTCAAAACATGCAAAGCAGTAAAGAGCTATTGAACTTACGTTATGAAAAAGCGAACAAAACACCCGATGTAACGGTAAGCCTAGGCTACAACCGAAGACAAGGCAGAGATGACTACGCCTTTATAGGTATTTCCGTACCGCTTCCGATTTATGGCAAAGAAAATGCCTCCATCCAAAAAGCTACGCTCATTCATGCTTCTTCCGAACAGAGTGTGCAGTCAGTCCATAAAAGCTTGCTGTTTGAGCTAAGAGATGAGCTTTTAAACAAAGAGCTTCAGTACGACAAAATCTCTCTTGCAAAAGAAGTTTTATATGAAAATGAGAAGATGTACCAAGTGCTTCAAAGCACCGCACTTTCTCAAAATGACACGCTGTTAAGCCTTCTCAATGTACTCACGCAAATCATTGAAGCGCAAAAGCAGATCAATGCTAATACGTTTGCGTATAACGAGTCTATCATCAAAATCTACACCCTTTTAGGAGTCGAGCTATGA
- a CDS encoding FixH family protein, with the protein MKKILGMFLAVALSLGSLYAAEALSKKGMAGPLEVEYSTLKPVSQGMNLIKVKVKEGAKEVKDAKVSIITLMPAMPGMPAMEEKAEAVYKEGAYEANVVFAMNGTWQLSIVVETADGKKQRLKSSVNF; encoded by the coding sequence ATGAAGAAGATTTTAGGGATGTTTTTAGCGGTGGCATTAAGCCTCGGTAGTTTGTATGCGGCAGAGGCGCTTTCTAAAAAAGGTATGGCTGGGCCATTAGAAGTGGAGTACAGCACGCTAAAGCCTGTCTCTCAGGGTATGAATCTCATCAAAGTTAAAGTCAAAGAGGGTGCTAAAGAGGTAAAAGATGCCAAAGTAAGCATCATTACTTTGATGCCTGCAATGCCTGGTATGCCAGCGATGGAAGAGAAAGCAGAAGCAGTTTATAAAGAGGGTGCTTATGAAGCTAATGTTGTTTTCGCAATGAACGGTACATGGCAACTTAGCATCGTGGTGGAAACTGCTGATGGTAAAAAACAACGCTTAAAATCAAGTGTGAATTTCTAA
- a CDS encoding cupredoxin domain-containing protein — MLHHKKAITMLMLASALSNQAFAMDDHSAHNHATHSHSMASTVGKLSDVSHANKTIKVDLLDSMRFEFHNTMDIKEGDIVRFVVTNKGEIDHEFSIGSEKEQKAHLEMMKQMPNMVHSDGSTITVKPNETKELTWKFTKRDTVMFACNIPEHFEAGMHYKVVIK, encoded by the coding sequence ATGTTACACCATAAAAAAGCAATTACTATGCTAATGCTTGCCTCTGCTCTGTCAAATCAAGCTTTTGCAATGGATGACCACTCAGCTCACAACCATGCAACACACAGCCATAGTATGGCATCTACCGTTGGTAAACTCTCCGATGTCTCACACGCAAACAAAACCATCAAGGTTGATTTACTTGATTCCATGAGGTTTGAATTTCATAACACAATGGACATCAAAGAAGGGGATATTGTTAGATTTGTTGTGACCAATAAAGGTGAGATTGACCATGAGTTCTCCATCGGTAGTGAGAAGGAGCAAAAAGCCCATCTTGAAATGATGAAACAAATGCCAAATATGGTACACAGTGATGGCAGTACGATTACCGTTAAACCGAATGAAACGAAAGAGTTAACGTGGAAATTTACCAAAAGAGACACTGTGATGTTTGCGTGCAATATCCCAGAGCATTTTGAAGCGGGAATGCACTACAAGGTTGTCATAAAATAG
- a CDS encoding response regulator transcription factor, which produces MKILLLEDDPILSEIIEEFLVEHGLHVKLFYDGKEALDAIFEHKFDILVLDINVPSLSGFELLKTLKEANITTPTIFITSLDQISDVKKGFALGAEDYLKKPFELEELLVRIERTKKLHHIEENNLVKLAPNISYDPQNYQIITPETLYKLRKKEAQLLEYFISHQNRMVSFEEIIEEVWRFDEVPTHATVRTYIKNLRSYGMESLIENIKGVGYRFKCL; this is translated from the coding sequence ATGAAAATCCTACTCCTAGAAGATGACCCCATTTTAAGCGAGATAATTGAAGAGTTTTTGGTCGAACATGGTTTACATGTAAAGCTCTTTTACGATGGTAAAGAAGCGCTTGATGCCATTTTTGAGCACAAGTTTGACATCTTGGTTTTAGACATCAACGTCCCAAGCCTGAGCGGTTTTGAACTTTTAAAAACACTCAAAGAGGCCAACATCACCACGCCTACGATCTTCATCACCTCACTGGATCAAATCAGCGATGTGAAAAAAGGCTTTGCGTTGGGAGCTGAGGATTACCTCAAAAAACCCTTTGAGCTTGAAGAGCTTTTGGTTCGCATCGAGCGGACTAAAAAATTGCATCACATCGAAGAAAACAACCTTGTAAAACTGGCTCCAAACATCAGCTACGATCCGCAAAATTACCAGATCATCACGCCTGAGACGTTGTATAAACTTCGCAAAAAAGAGGCACAGCTTTTGGAGTATTTTATCTCCCATCAAAACCGCATGGTCAGTTTTGAAGAGATCATCGAAGAGGTGTGGCGCTTTGATGAAGTGCCGACCCATGCGACGGTGCGTACCTACATCAAAAACCTACGCAGTTACGGGATGGAGAGTCTTATAGAGAACATCAAAGGAGTTGGTTATCGCTTTAAGTGCCTATGA